The proteins below come from a single Limosilactobacillus reuteri genomic window:
- a CDS encoding AAA family ATPase, translated as MAEIEIVGSIQRIRFAANDSLFKIATMRVSEVREGNIVKNSFGDVVFKGEMSLIPQNEYIIRGEFINDEKYGPQYQYISSKRRDPIEGMSREDFRQFLTDISPKGVLVNAQFDDPRPIFQEHRVKELMSIKGIGPVSADKLINAYEEQKDYSEAYVAFGKWGFNPNMTRKLVRHVHSVEGAIEMLNKDPYEFIDVPGVGFKTIDEKALNFGIPSNDPRRVHAFVKDYFDKLAMDGSSWTKEIDLMKYLRQEVFDCDVEETLQWINDSDEFVIYEADDVRRVATKHLYNTEKSIAKNLLRLLHSKNKFEYKERDKIIDRIQEEQGWKYSDEQTEAINMMLDKNVSMLQGLAGTGKSTALNAVIKVLQENDYQVATCALSGKAADNLTQLTGKRGQTIHRLLGIGDPFGGFEHEENPLPVDVVILDEVSMVNDSLFEALVNALGDGTKFIMVGDIAQLDSIGVGVMRDIISSKIVPTVSLTKIHRQAQDSAIITHSLQYRMGKMPKVSPKDSWTMLGNKNDLGYVFEDSAEEEKLNTDAYRIFAQALNKYDVSDIQILTQTVSGCTRINDLAQTIANPKSPTKNQYKVKANSADAYILREGDKVLNTSNNYRATAAENHQMYRPIFNGNTGIIESIDLEFNSKGGVSHVEAVIDFDGVGKVFLRDKELETIQLGYAMTVHKSQGSTIPCVIVVLPFHYMLNNRELLYTALTRASELCFLLTSTKSLKSTVKKTGETVHHSNLGLLLKREEKQYDERV; from the coding sequence ATGGCCGAAATAGAAATTGTAGGTTCGATTCAGCGCATAAGGTTTGCCGCCAACGATTCATTATTCAAAATTGCTACGATGAGGGTGTCAGAGGTACGAGAAGGGAATATTGTTAAAAATTCTTTTGGCGATGTAGTGTTCAAGGGTGAGATGTCACTCATTCCTCAGAACGAATATATTATTCGCGGTGAATTTATTAACGATGAAAAATATGGTCCGCAATATCAATACATTAGCAGCAAGCGTCGAGATCCAATTGAAGGTATGTCTCGAGAAGACTTCCGGCAATTCCTTACTGATATCTCCCCCAAAGGGGTACTTGTTAATGCTCAGTTTGATGATCCTCGACCTATTTTTCAAGAGCATAGGGTAAAAGAATTGATGTCTATCAAGGGCATTGGACCTGTTAGTGCTGACAAGTTGATTAACGCCTATGAAGAGCAAAAAGATTATAGCGAAGCCTACGTTGCTTTTGGTAAGTGGGGGTTTAACCCTAACATGACGCGGAAATTAGTACGCCACGTTCACTCAGTGGAAGGTGCTATCGAAATGCTTAATAAAGACCCCTATGAGTTTATAGATGTTCCAGGAGTAGGTTTTAAGACTATAGACGAAAAGGCGCTTAATTTTGGTATTCCATCTAATGATCCACGTCGTGTCCATGCTTTCGTAAAGGATTACTTTGATAAGTTAGCTATGGATGGAAGTTCCTGGACTAAAGAAATAGATTTGATGAAATATCTTCGCCAAGAAGTGTTTGATTGTGACGTTGAAGAGACACTTCAATGGATTAACGACAGCGACGAATTTGTCATTTATGAAGCTGATGATGTAAGACGAGTAGCTACTAAGCATTTGTATAACACCGAAAAATCTATTGCAAAGAATCTATTGAGATTACTTCACTCTAAAAATAAATTTGAGTATAAAGAGCGCGATAAAATTATCGACAGAATTCAAGAAGAACAAGGTTGGAAATACTCAGACGAACAGACCGAAGCAATTAATATGATGCTTGATAAAAATGTATCAATGTTACAGGGATTAGCCGGTACTGGTAAATCTACCGCCTTAAATGCCGTGATTAAAGTATTACAGGAGAATGACTACCAGGTAGCTACCTGTGCATTGTCTGGGAAGGCAGCTGATAATCTTACTCAACTAACAGGTAAACGAGGGCAAACAATTCACCGTTTACTTGGAATTGGTGATCCATTTGGCGGTTTTGAACACGAAGAAAATCCATTGCCAGTTGATGTAGTTATCTTAGATGAGGTGTCAATGGTTAATGATAGCTTATTTGAGGCGCTAGTTAATGCTCTGGGCGATGGCACTAAATTTATTATGGTCGGTGATATCGCCCAATTAGATTCTATTGGGGTCGGAGTTATGAGAGATATCATTTCTTCTAAAATTGTTCCTACTGTTTCTTTGACTAAGATCCACCGGCAAGCACAGGATTCAGCAATTATCACCCATTCATTACAATATCGAATGGGTAAGATGCCGAAAGTAAGCCCTAAGGATAGTTGGACGATGCTAGGCAATAAGAACGATCTAGGCTATGTGTTTGAAGATTCGGCAGAAGAAGAGAAGCTAAACACAGATGCTTATAGGATTTTTGCCCAGGCGTTAAATAAGTATGATGTTAGCGATATTCAAATACTCACTCAGACAGTTAGTGGTTGTACTCGTATTAATGACTTAGCGCAAACAATTGCTAACCCTAAGAGTCCTACTAAGAACCAGTACAAGGTCAAAGCTAATAGTGCTGATGCTTATATTCTACGTGAAGGCGATAAAGTTCTTAACACGTCAAATAACTATCGAGCAACAGCGGCAGAGAATCATCAGATGTATCGCCCTATTTTCAACGGGAACACAGGAATTATTGAAAGTATAGACCTTGAATTTAATAGCAAAGGTGGCGTTAGCCATGTTGAGGCCGTTATTGATTTCGACGGGGTCGGTAAAGTATTTCTTAGAGATAAGGAGCTTGAGACTATCCAATTGGGGTACGCGATGACAGTTCATAAGTCTCAAGGGTCTACTATTCCATGTGTGATTGTGGTGCTGCCATTTCATTACATGCTAAATAATCGGGAATTATTATATACGGCTTTGACCCGAGCTAGTGAGCTTTGTTTCTTGCTTACATCAACAAAATCACTTAAATCAACTGTTAAAAAAACTGGTGAGACTGTTCATCATAGTAATCTAGGATTGTTATTAAAGAGGGAGGAGAAGCAATATGATGAAAGAGTATAA
- a CDS encoding prohibitin family protein → MEKSVKWSIGTVIVLLGVMIGGFRFFEKIDNGNVGIRYSMSGGVRDESLGQGVRFVGLDKVTQYPIRSQTVKQKVGSATKDGKKTTVNITYAYHVDPTKATKVYKKFGSADIKSIENGWLNQKLQKASRDELSKYSLLDVMGSGSAKVQGAILKDFQKSVEDQGFIVEDLSFGVPDVDAQTQKSIDDLIKASQDNERAKLEAKTKKTEAEADANAKIARAEGEAKANKKISDSITDKNIQYMEAQAHLKHGFVTVQGANGVIVDQTGNK, encoded by the coding sequence ATGGAAAAATCAGTTAAATGGTCTATTGGAACAGTTATTGTATTGTTGGGTGTCATGATTGGTGGCTTCCGATTCTTTGAGAAGATTGATAATGGTAACGTTGGTATTCGTTATTCGATGTCGGGAGGGGTTCGTGACGAAAGTTTAGGTCAGGGAGTACGATTCGTTGGGTTAGATAAGGTTACTCAGTACCCTATTCGCAGTCAAACTGTTAAACAAAAGGTTGGGTCTGCTACTAAAGATGGGAAGAAGACTACCGTTAACATTACTTACGCTTACCATGTAGATCCAACTAAAGCCACTAAGGTATATAAGAAATTTGGATCAGCAGATATTAAGTCAATTGAAAATGGTTGGCTTAATCAAAAGCTTCAAAAAGCTAGTCGTGATGAATTATCTAAGTATAGCTTGCTTGATGTAATGGGTTCTGGCTCTGCTAAGGTCCAAGGCGCCATTTTGAAGGACTTCCAAAAGTCAGTTGAAGACCAAGGATTTATTGTTGAAGATTTAAGTTTCGGCGTTCCTGATGTTGATGCTCAAACTCAAAAATCAATTGATGATTTAATTAAGGCCAGTCAAGATAACGAACGGGCTAAGTTAGAAGCAAAGACTAAGAAGACCGAGGCCGAAGCTGATGCAAATGCAAAGATTGCACGTGCAGAAGGGGAAGCTAAGGCAAATAAGAAGATTTCTGATTCAATCACTGATAAGAATATTCAATACATGGAAGCACAAGCACACCTTAAGCATGGTTTCGTTACTGTTCAAGGTGCAAATGGTGTGATTGTAGATCAAACAGGTAACAAGTAA
- a CDS encoding deoxynucleoside kinase, producing MITLGAAIGAGKSSLTQILSNELGTKPFYEPVSDNPVLPLFYKGNEIAAKKRAAGIKDATNPYAYLLQTFFLNRRFKMIKQAMQQDNNVLDRSIYEDHLFMQMNVDMGNATQVELEVYEKLLENMMEEYPLFSPGKKAPDLMVMIHVSYNTMIKRITKRGREFEQIENDPSLEEYYKNLLTYYDKWEKEYDISPLLVIDGDKYDFMENLDDRKTVLQQIYDKLLEVGSIDKTKYSELVDSLTDLKLTNHEGEYDTNTKEAA from the coding sequence TTGATTACCCTTGGAGCTGCGATCGGCGCAGGTAAGAGCTCATTAACACAGATTTTATCCAATGAATTAGGAACAAAACCTTTCTATGAGCCAGTTAGTGATAATCCAGTATTGCCTTTATTTTATAAGGGTAATGAAATTGCAGCTAAAAAACGAGCAGCTGGTATTAAAGATGCAACAAATCCATATGCTTATTTACTACAAACATTTTTTCTAAATCGTCGTTTCAAGATGATTAAACAGGCAATGCAACAAGATAATAATGTCCTGGACAGATCAATCTATGAAGATCATTTATTCATGCAAATGAATGTTGATATGGGAAACGCAACGCAGGTTGAACTTGAGGTATATGAAAAATTACTTGAGAACATGATGGAAGAATATCCACTATTTAGTCCTGGTAAAAAGGCTCCAGATTTAATGGTTATGATTCATGTATCATATAACACTATGATTAAGCGAATTACAAAACGAGGGCGAGAATTTGAACAAATTGAAAACGATCCTTCATTAGAAGAATATTATAAGAATTTGCTCACCTACTATGATAAGTGGGAAAAAGAGTACGATATATCTCCATTATTAGTTATAGATGGTGATAAGTATGACTTCATGGAGAACCTTGACGATAGAAAGACTGTCTTACAGCAAATCTATGACAAGTTATTAGAAGTGGGATCTATTGATAAGACTAAGTATTCAGAATTAGTTGATTCTTTAACTGATTTAAAGCTGACTAATCATGAAGGTGAATATGATACTAATACCAAGGAGGCGGCTTAA
- a CDS encoding glutaredoxin domain-containing protein encodes MIKVKIYTKESCPACMMTKKLFNDLGVDYKEVVILQDSPMLEVLRKQGWHSFPVVEWLDEEGVGDAWSGFKPNNIKEISSYYGQSID; translated from the coding sequence ATGATTAAAGTAAAGATTTATACAAAAGAAAGTTGTCCGGCTTGCATGATGACCAAGAAATTATTTAATGATTTAGGCGTAGATTATAAAGAAGTGGTAATTCTTCAAGATAGTCCTATGTTAGAAGTTTTACGTAAACAGGGGTGGCACAGTTTTCCCGTAGTAGAATGGCTGGACGAAGAAGGCGTAGGAGACGCTTGGTCAGGATTTAAACCAAATAATATTAAGGAGATATCTAGTTATTATGGACAAAGCATTGATTAA
- the pnuC gene encoding nicotinamide riboside transporter PnuC — protein MDNAIEKIAWYNVFKPSWYVEQMKGWTTRSYGLLLIGIGLIVGMTIGGGVFNPVTMATMFAGVLGFTCTLSITNTKPLNGVLGLVSALIYIVVAVQAKNYNDVLLQAIYILLLDLPVLLMPSWAKDVDKKVRFLHERGRGLTNWVLVIVFFVVLTGILYYSDTHIFISPRPWIDSIAASIGITGAVLTTLRFSESYYCWTIQGLMSVILWGVTAAQGDANFVLFVTYILYLTNDMLAFFDKNVSWFHHKTAK, from the coding sequence ATGGATAACGCTATTGAAAAGATTGCATGGTATAACGTATTTAAGCCAAGCTGGTATGTAGAGCAAATGAAGGGGTGGACAACCCGATCATATGGTTTATTACTTATTGGAATTGGTTTAATTGTAGGAATGACTATTGGTGGTGGAGTATTTAATCCTGTTACTATGGCAACTATGTTTGCAGGTGTACTAGGATTTACATGTACCCTGTCAATCACCAATACTAAGCCTCTAAATGGGGTTTTGGGTCTTGTATCAGCGTTGATTTATATTGTTGTAGCAGTTCAAGCAAAGAATTACAATGATGTGTTATTACAGGCTATTTATATTTTGCTACTTGATTTGCCTGTGTTATTAATGCCTAGTTGGGCTAAAGACGTTGATAAGAAGGTACGGTTCTTACATGAGCGTGGCCGTGGATTAACTAATTGGGTATTGGTAATTGTATTTTTTGTTGTGTTGACTGGTATTCTGTACTACTCGGATACACATATCTTTATTAGCCCACGTCCATGGATTGATAGTATCGCTGCCTCTATTGGTATTACTGGTGCAGTATTAACCACGTTGCGATTTAGTGAAAGTTACTATTGTTGGACTATCCAAGGGTTAATGTCAGTGATTTTATGGGGAGTCACAGCAGCACAAGGAGATGCAAACTTTGTATTATTTGTAACCTACATTCTCTATCTTACAAATGATATGCTTGCTTTCTTTGATAAGAATGTGTCGTGGTTTCATCATAAAACAGCGAAATAA